The segment AGGTATAGACTGCAGCTCTACATTCGGCCTTCTGATGAGTTGTTCTGTCAACTCGGGCCCAGATGAATATTCGCTAGTGAAATCGGCCTCATTCGTTAGACGATCTTGCTGATCACCCGTAATACCAGGCTCTGATTTCCTCGGTCTGACCTGTTTGTCATCTACCGCCTTCGCAGGACTCGGTGGGTATCACTTGTAAATTCTTACTAGTTAAATTGTGTTCAATACAGTGCGTTAAATTTACTCGTCGTTCACACAGGCATCGTTCGATAGCTTTCCTGCTTCATCATCAAGGTCCATATTAACCTCGCATTTCTGGCCGCCAACGCGACCACTGCCCGCAAGTAGCCTCGGCGAGCAATCAGGTCCCTCAGCCAGCAGCTGACCCTGTCTTGTTTATCTCTCAAATTGGCCACCACTGCTCTAGCACCGTGTACCAGACAAGTGCGCAAATATTGGTCCCCTTTCTTCGTAATACGGCCCAGTTTGATCTTACCCCCTGTCGTGTATTGCCTGGGAACCAGTCCTAACCACGCTGCAAACTGCCGACTATTCTTGAACATCTTTGGGTTGGGTACGCTGGCCACTACGCCGCTAGCCGTCTGTTCTCCTATGCCAGGGATTGTCATTATTAGCCTGGCAATTGGGTGTTCTTTCACCAGCAATGCAAGTTCTCGATCATAGTCTTGAATCTGATCACTGGCCTGTTTGATACGCTGCCATAGATTGGCAATAACCCGCCTCGCAGTCATCGGCAAGCTATTCTCAGCATCTTCCAATATGCCCACTATCGCCTGCTGAGCCGGATAACGGCCTTTGGGCATCACAATGCCAAACTCACTCAGCAGGCCTCGAAGTTGGTTGATCATGCTAGTTCTGTCACGTACCAAGCCCTGGCGTACTCGATGTATACACAACACCGCCTGTTGATCCGGCGTCTTGATTGGGACAAACCAGATATTGGGCCGTAATACTGCTTCACAAATGGCCTCGGCATCGTTATTGTCATTCTTACTGCCCTTGCGGTATGGTTCAACAAACTTGGCCGCAATAAGGCCTACTCGGTGCCCGAGCTTAATGAACTCGCGGCCCCAGTAATGTGCGCCTGAGCAGGCCTCCATGCCAATGAAACAGGGTGGGCACTGAACGATGAAAGGCAATAGCTTGTTTCGCGATAACGACTTGCGTAGAACAACCTTACCCTGCTCGTTCATGCCGACGACACTGAAAGAATTTTTAGCCAAGTCTATACCGATGGTTGTAATATTCATTTGGGCTCCCCTTACTATTAAGTGTATTGGTAACACATTCACTTTGGCACATTGCGATGCCGCTAGGTAGGGGGAGTCCATTTCATTCGTTATGTGTACAAGCTCTGCATCGACTGCTAGATAGTGCTAATGGGATTACTAATTCATGAGTAAGCCAAGAGACGAAAAAACATCGCATTATGTAGGATTGGGCCTGGCCTTTGGTTCCGGAATTGGTGCTGGATTTGGCATCATTTTCGGCGAAGCAGTTTTTGGCAATCCCGGTACTGGACTGGCTTTGGGCACAGGAATGGGTGTCAGTATCGGTATCGTGCTTGGTGCAGCTTTAGACGCTCGCGAAAGAAGAAAGATGCCAACCAAATAGAGTGAAGATCTATTCGACACATAACAATCAAATCAAAAAGGACGCGCTACGCGCTCCTATTATTCAGAGCGTTAGCTGTACTTTAGAGATCGGTGATGGAAGAAACGACAGTAAAAGAGTTCCTTGAAACGACGCCACCTGGCAAAGAAGTTGTCATAAAGGAATTTACAAGTGTTAGCCAAAGAACTCACTATATATTGAGACCAGACCTGCATTTGCATTGTGGTACTAAACAGTGTGAAGGAATTCGATTCTATGAATCTAGAAAATCAAATTGGGTAAGTATAGAA is part of the Gammaproteobacteria bacterium genome and harbors:
- a CDS encoding IS110 family transposase encodes the protein MNITTIGIDLAKNSFSVVGMNEQGKVVLRKSLSRNKLLPFIVQCPPCFIGMEACSGAHYWGREFIKLGHRVGLIAAKFVEPYRKGSKNDNNDAEAICEAVLRPNIWFVPIKTPDQQAVLCIHRVRQGLVRDRTSMINQLRGLLSEFGIVMPKGRYPAQQAIVGILEDAENSLPMTARRVIANLWQRIKQASDQIQDYDRELALLVKEHPIARLIMTIPGIGEQTASGVVASVPNPKMFKNSRQFAAWLGLVPRQYTTGGKIKLGRITKKGDQYLRTCLVHGARAVVANLRDKQDRVSCWLRDLIARRGYLRAVVALAARNARLIWTLMMKQESYRTMPV